The following proteins are co-located in the Verrucomicrobiia bacterium genome:
- the rpoZ gene encoding DNA-directed RNA polymerase subunit omega: MPYVPLEKLVTNEKPSFYKLVLAAAQRANELTQGAQTLVASDSKKVAVIALQEIAGGKVRYEEPKTRGKKSEKTEG, encoded by the coding sequence ATGCCATACGTTCCTCTTGAAAAGCTGGTCACGAACGAAAAGCCCAGCTTTTATAAACTCGTACTTGCGGCGGCACAGCGCGCCAACGAATTGACCCAGGGTGCACAGACACTGGTCGCTTCGGATTCCAAAAAGGTTGCCGTGATTGCTCTGCAGGAAATCGCAGGCGGAAAAGTTCGCTATGAAGAACCCAAGACCCGCGGTAAAAAATCCGAAAAAACTGAAGGGTAA
- the gmk gene encoding guanylate kinase translates to MSKAKGSEQQGILIILSAPSGCGKTTIVDRLLKRHPDWSRSISATTRPPRTGEKKDEDYFFVDSAAFKGMEERGELLESAKVFDYFYGTPKQFITDSLKKGKTLVLAIDVQGMRKIKKVLEGRVPLCTIFVLPPSIKVLRDRLEGRKTDSLEEIERRITAAQEEIKDARLYDFTVMNKNLEQTVLEIEGFVSQKKKERRTENHAIRSS, encoded by the coding sequence ACAGCAGGGCATCCTTATCATCCTTTCGGCCCCATCCGGATGCGGGAAGACGACGATCGTTGACCGCCTGCTCAAAAGGCATCCCGATTGGTCCCGGTCAATCTCGGCAACGACGCGCCCGCCCCGTACCGGCGAAAAGAAAGACGAAGATTATTTTTTTGTCGACTCCGCAGCCTTTAAAGGCATGGAAGAGCGGGGGGAGCTTCTGGAATCGGCGAAGGTTTTTGATTATTTCTATGGGACGCCGAAACAATTTATCACCGACTCCCTGAAAAAGGGAAAGACGCTTGTCCTGGCCATCGATGTTCAGGGCATGCGCAAAATCAAAAAAGTTCTGGAGGGAAGAGTTCCGCTTTGCACGATTTTCGTGCTGCCTCCGTCGATCAAGGTTTTGCGGGACAGGCTCGAAGGGCGGAAGACCGACAGCCTCGAGGAGATCGAACGGCGCATCACCGCAGCCCAGGAAGAGATCAAAGATGCTCGTCTTTATGACTTTACCGTCATGAATAAAAATTTGGAGCAGACTGTTTTAGAGATCGAAGGGTTTGTATCCCAAAAAAAAAAGGAAAGGAGAACTGAAAATCATGCCATACGTTCCTCTTGA